A region from the Desulfobotulus mexicanus genome encodes:
- a CDS encoding HlyD family type I secretion periplasmic adaptor subunit — translation MQNPQIPKPDTNPAKAIFTGFAILILGFFSFVFWAVTAPLDKGIVCQGIVSVETHRKAVQHLYGGIVDAIYVRENQPVKKDELLIRLSDVRPRAEYAAVRSEYISAKATHARLLAERLGHDSIAFPADLLLHKDSVAEEILHTQRELFSSRRGSLLREKEILEENIGSQQRYIETLESALSSRTRQASLLLDEISDLQELVNEGHYPRNNLLTLERSLEEVNSRRSEDIGNISRANGHITELRLRILKLDQDFQKEVESGLSETQRRLASLMEQYEAVKDVLRRTEIRSPDDGIVLSLETHTIGGVISPGQKIMEIVPSDSLLIIEAQIQPKDIDRVHGDMKADLRFSAFDTRNTPVIEGDVFAVSPDRLIDQNTRMPYYMAKIAIPHEELERLGRDRQLVPGMPAEVVIKTGERTLLRYLIDPFIERLFVSFKEE, via the coding sequence ATGCAGAACCCCCAAATACCAAAACCAGATACCAATCCGGCCAAGGCCATTTTTACAGGCTTTGCCATTCTCATACTGGGATTTTTTTCCTTTGTTTTCTGGGCCGTCACAGCTCCCCTTGATAAGGGTATAGTCTGTCAGGGCATTGTTTCCGTAGAGACCCACCGCAAGGCAGTGCAGCACCTTTATGGCGGCATTGTGGATGCCATCTATGTCCGGGAGAACCAGCCCGTAAAAAAAGATGAACTCCTTATCCGCTTAAGTGATGTCCGTCCCCGTGCGGAGTACGCAGCCGTCCGCAGTGAGTACATCAGTGCCAAGGCCACCCATGCAAGACTACTTGCGGAAAGGCTTGGCCATGACAGCATCGCCTTCCCTGCAGATCTCCTTCTCCACAAGGATTCGGTTGCGGAGGAGATTCTTCACACCCAGCGGGAGCTTTTCTCCAGCCGCAGGGGCAGTCTTCTCAGGGAAAAGGAGATTCTGGAGGAAAACATCGGTTCCCAGCAGCGTTATATTGAAACCCTTGAGTCGGCCCTTTCCAGCAGGACCCGTCAGGCCAGCCTTCTGCTGGATGAAATATCCGACCTTCAGGAGCTTGTGAATGAGGGGCATTATCCCAGAAATAACCTGCTCACTCTGGAGCGCAGCCTTGAGGAGGTAAATTCCCGCAGGTCTGAGGATATCGGAAACATCTCAAGGGCAAATGGCCATATTACAGAGCTGCGTCTCCGCATTCTCAAGCTGGATCAGGATTTTCAGAAGGAAGTAGAGTCCGGACTCAGTGAGACCCAGCGCAGGCTTGCTTCCCTTATGGAGCAGTATGAGGCGGTAAAGGATGTGCTTCGCCGCACGGAAATCCGCTCCCCCGATGATGGTATTGTTCTCTCCCTTGAAACTCACACCATCGGTGGTGTGATCAGTCCCGGCCAGAAGATTATGGAGATTGTTCCCAGTGATTCTCTTCTTATTATTGAGGCCCAGATTCAGCCCAAAGACATTGACCGGGTTCATGGTGATATGAAGGCGGATTTGCGCTTCAGTGCCTTTGATACCCGAAACACACCTGTAATTGAGGGGGATGTTTTTGCAGTTTCTCCCGACAGGCTTATTGATCAAAACACAAGAATGCCCTACTATATGGCCAAGATTGCCATTCCCCACGAAGAGCTTGAAAGGCTTGGCCGGGACAGGCAGCTTGTTCCCGGTATGCCCGCTGAGGTGGTCATCAAGACAGGAGAAAGAACCCTGCTGCGTTATCTGATTGATCCTTTTATAGAAAGACTTTTTGTTTCCTTCAAAGAGGAGTAG
- a CDS encoding acyltransferase family protein, whose translation MVGYFRLILACMVLLSHIHVRFFDMNPGVVAVVIFYMLAGYVVSKLWHEILPGGSGLVFRFLRDRFLRIYPLYLYVCVLTVAFFLTTGYGPADFTVVKIFYNFSIVPLNYYMWLDSGVLSGHGLCIVPPAWSLGAELQAYLLMMFLFIFKPLKHLLATASFLVFLMAAFGFLHTDYFGYRLLPGVLFFFVLGSCLFQIHRGRADLFDRCFPVIIWLAALVVFSFLWMKGFHRADYIRETFLGLSMGLPLLYMMHKSGRHLQGNAFCAGLSYGVFLSHFLVIWFLDHMGWSSEANAGGLFYSTVVICLSVFISWFGVRFIESPVTYWRIAKK comes from the coding sequence ATGGTAGGGTATTTTCGTCTTATCCTGGCCTGCATGGTACTTCTTTCCCATATTCATGTGCGTTTTTTTGATATGAATCCCGGAGTTGTTGCCGTTGTTATTTTTTATATGCTGGCCGGGTATGTGGTTTCAAAGCTCTGGCATGAAATACTTCCCGGTGGTTCCGGTCTGGTATTCCGCTTTTTAAGGGATCGTTTTTTGCGTATTTACCCTTTGTATCTTTATGTCTGCGTTCTGACCGTTGCTTTTTTTCTGACAACGGGTTATGGTCCTGCTGATTTTACTGTAGTAAAAATATTTTATAATTTTAGCATTGTACCGCTGAACTATTATATGTGGCTTGACAGCGGGGTTCTTTCCGGGCATGGGCTTTGCATTGTTCCTCCTGCGTGGTCCCTTGGTGCAGAGCTGCAGGCTTATCTGCTAATGATGTTTCTTTTTATTTTTAAGCCCCTGAAGCATCTTCTTGCAACGGCCAGCTTCCTTGTTTTTCTTATGGCTGCGTTCGGGTTTTTGCATACGGATTATTTTGGTTACAGGCTTTTGCCGGGAGTTTTGTTCTTTTTTGTTCTGGGGAGCTGCCTGTTTCAGATCCACAGAGGGCGTGCTGATTTATTTGACAGATGTTTTCCTGTTATTATCTGGCTTGCTGCGCTTGTGGTTTTTTCTTTTCTCTGGATGAAGGGTTTTCACAGGGCAGACTATATCCGTGAAACTTTTCTTGGTCTGTCCATGGGCTTGCCTCTTCTTTATATGATGCATAAATCAGGCAGGCACCTTCAGGGCAATGCCTTTTGTGCAGGTCTTTCCTATGGGGTTTTTCTCAGCCATTTTCTGGTTATATGGTTTCTGGATCATATGGGCTGGTCTTCGGAAGCCAATGCGGGCGGCTTATTTTATTCCACCGTTGTTATTTGTTTAAGTGTTTTTATTTCCTGGTTCGGTGTGAGATTTATAGAATCTCCGGTGACGTATTGGCGCATTGCAAAAAAATAA